The Salvelinus namaycush isolate Seneca chromosome 31, SaNama_1.0, whole genome shotgun sequence genomic interval gatccctgatggctaacaataacatatcctgacataatgtaaatgttatacattaccctctctccttcagtgacatgaataagtatatttcatattctcagaacccagcaatgcaaatgacagggatttgggcccattccagagaaagcagtatatccttcgcgttgAACTCGTTAAAGTACAAATCttcttccagttcgaggtgagtaatcgctgttctgatgtccagaagttattttcggtcagaAGAGACGGTAACAGCAACATTATGTTCAAagtaagttacaaacaacgcgaaaaaaaccgaacaaaatagcacagtggAGCACGTAAAACGTAaaccatcccctccggcgccattctacctgaaataacacatggaatcatgtagtaactgaaaaagggttaaacaaatcaaagtatatgtTTAACACTAAGTAGCAACCTTTTGCGttgatgacggctttgcacactcttggtattctctcaaccagcttcatgaggtagtcacctggaatgcatttcaattaccaGGTGGGGCTtgtttaaaagttaatttgtgggatttctttccttcttaatgaatttgagccaatcagttgtgttgtgacaagataggggtggtatacagaagatagccctatttggtaaaagaccaaagagaaatgacagtccattactttaagacatgaaggtcagtcaatacggaacatttcaagaactttgaaagtttcttcaagtgcagtcgcaaaaaccatcgagcgctataatgaaactggctcctgaggaccaccacaggaaaggaagacccagagttacctctgctgcaagaggataggttcattagagttaactgcacctgagattgcaggccaaataaatgcttcacagagttcaagtaacagacacacctcaacatcaactgttcagaggagactgcgtgaatcaggccttcatggtcgaattgctgcaaagaaaccaataataagatgagacttgcttgggccaagaaacacgagcaatggatactagaccggtggaaatctgtcctttggtctgatgagtccaaatgtgagattatTTTTGGGTCggtgatttgctggtgacactgtcagtgattttatttagaattcaaggcacacttaaacggcatgcctaccacagcattctgccatcccatctggtttgcgcttagtgagactcatttgtttttcaacaggacaatgacccataacacacctccaggctgtgtaagggctatttgaccaagaaggagagtgatgaagtgctgcatcagatcaactggcctccacaatgacccgacctcaacccaattgagatggtttgggatgagttggaccgcagagtaaattTAAAGCtaagtgctcagcgtatgtgggaattccttcaagactgttggaaaagcattccaggtgaagctggttgagataatgccaagtttgtccaaagctgtcatcaaggcaaagggtggctactttgaagaatctaaaatctaaaatatttttgATTTACGTTGATtttcgttactacatgattccatttgttatttcatagttttgatgtattcactattattctacaatgtagaaaatagtaaaaataaagaaaaacccttgaatcagtAGGTATGTCAAACGTTTgactgttactgtgtgtgtgagatatatCAAATATTCTATTCTGAGCCGTTTACTTAAAttcgtattcttatcttttattatttcttattgttccATTGtcgaaggaacctgcaagtaagcatttcgttggacagtgtataccatgtgtatcccgtacatactACTAATAAAatgctcagctttcaacaccatattTCCCACAAAGCTTATTACTAAGctgaggaccctgggactaaacacatccctctgcaactgattTCTGGACTTACTGATGTGCCGCCCGCAGGTGGTAATGgtaggcaacaacaactgccatgctgatcctcaacactggggcccatcaggggtgcgtgcttagtcccctcctgtactccctgttcacccacgactgcgtggccaagcacaactccaacaccatcattaagtttgcggacatcacaacagtggtaggcctgatcaccgacaatgagacagcctatagggaggtcagagacctctccctcaacatgagcaagacaaaggagataatcgtggacgacaagaaaaggagggccgaacaggcaacctattaacatcgacggggctgtagtagatttccagttccttgatgtccacatcaccaacaaactatcattttccaaacacaccaagacaatctTGAATAAGGCAGGACAACACattttccctctcaggagactgaaaagatttggcattgttccccagatcctcaaagttataTAGCTTCACCATCGAgatcatcctgaccggttgcaacaccacctggtatggcaactgctcagcaccCGAacttaaggcgctacagagggtagtgcgtacggcccagtacaccactggggccaagcttcctttcATCCGGTACCTAATATactaggcgatgtcagaggaaggcccaaaacattgtcaaagactccagtcacccaagtcatagactgttctctctgctaccaaacGGCAAGCAGTATCGGAGCCTTTGTTTTTaaactgtttattatctatggatagtcattttacccctacctacatgtacaaatgacctcgactaacctttaccccagcacattgactcagtaccggtaccccctgtatttagccttattattattttttactttagtttgttttgtaaatattttcttacctCTATTtttttgaactgcattgttggataagggcttgtaagtaacaaTTTCatggtgaggtctacacctgttgtattcggcacatgtgacaaatcaaatttgatgctgtttcagccaatcagcatccaggacccaaactactCAGTTTATAATGAAGTATAGAACACCAAGTTTGTTCTTTCTTCTCTCTGAAGTTACATAGCCAGCTTCCTTCTCACACAAGCAGACAAATCCATAATTGACCTCTGGCATGCTTGTGAGTTTTTCTGTGGCTACTTAGTGTTAAATGTCCCAAACTCCCAGTTGTCTGCTGAGGAAAATCTGAACCAAATTGCATTCACTGACTTCATCCAAGAGGATGTCTTTAAGTAATGGACCCAGTACAAACAGCCATGTATCCAAATTCTGCCTCCTCACCCAACAATGGTGTGAACCTCTAAATATAATATAAGCTGTTGATGAGTGTGTTCTTCAGGCCACCTGGCCCTGATGCAGGTGGCTTGGACTGGGTCAATAAGGGTTGGCTTGGCTCAGCATAGCAAGTCTCTGACTGCCCCTGTCCTGGATGTTCTCAGTTTGGCCCTGCCTCATGGACTCATTTCCATATCTGTCTACTCTGTGTGACAAAATAGTCTGATTTGGGCTTGAatgttttttttctaattttCATGATTGGCCAAATCAAATGTTGCCAATTCTGCTCAGCTCTTACCAAACATCTTCTCCAAGCCCTACAGATGGCAGTGCAGTGCAGGGTTAGGTTGGGTCGAGGCAGGCTGCTGCTGCATTTGTTTTCTGCCTTGGCTCTGAGCTGGAGCCAATGGTGGCTTCTCACCACCTAACAGTCCTAACCAGGGTCCTCAAATAGAGGGCTTTTTATGGGGCAGAGTGGAGCGTTTCCAACCAAAATCAACCCTCCCTGCCAGCTTCACCCCATACATAAACGATGCAATGATTTGAATGGGATCATAATGACTTCGAGCTGCCTGACATAATTTTTGTCACACTTTTCATTTTAGAGTTGTGAAGTGTAGTTCACAAGTCCCAATGCCAAACATGTCCCTCCTTACCTGCTTCAGATTGGCATGTGCTGATTAAGTGCTAGGCTGCATGCATTCCTCACGGTCCTTAGCCAGTGTGTGTTCAGAGTCcacccatagaaatagaatttgaACACCATTATGTATTGAGTTGACACTACTGTTGTCTGCAGCACTACATATGTACCTGAACAGTGTCAGACGTTAACGGTAGGAATTGGCTGGATTAGAAAGGTGTGAGAAAGAGCAGGTTCATAGGATAGAACTCTTggggtgtgtcccaaatagcaccctattccctatagtacactacgtactctggtcaaaaggagtgcactgcATAGAGACTTGCTATGAGGATCAGCCTTTTTATAAGCGAATCCCTTCCTAGTAGAAATGTTCCTTCAATGAAATGACATTACTCTCTAAGAAGACAATGGTCTGTCTTAATCAGATTGTTGGGTGCTTCTTCCTTACAGGAAAAGGGATACAGTATTATAATGCTGGTGACGAAAGCATACTAGTGCAGTAAGAACGGTTTGATTCTAAGGATTGGTGTTGAGCTTTGTTATCTCTGCAGAATTATCCCTCATACAGTACGTCTCATTTGGTATTTAGTTACATATGTGTAAGCACTGTTTATCTgttattgactgtgtgtgtgtgagaaaaggAGAAGATATGTTTTATATTCTTCCAAGATGTTATAAGATATTTCTGTCTATTCGACAGTCTTCAAGATGCACATTAGGCCTTGAGCTGGACTTCACACATGGATGGACCCAGAACCATTTCTTTGCCATAAGGATCAACTGTACCAATGTCTCAAGACACACACATTTACAGAAATGGCCAAGGTATTGTACAATTGTTGTTTCTGTCCTTACCTAAGTGGTGTCATAGTCATTCACTGAGGTTGTGAAGGAGTTGTAACCCTGTGAAGGACAGTAAACTACTGATAACCAGAATTCTGCTATGCATAGTTAGTCAATATCCTTATGTAAGTGAGCAGCTGAAATATTTGTAAAAGGAGCGAGTTTTTAGAATGAATGCCAAGAAAATGGTTGGGCAATATAATTACTTGCACAGTAATTATAGAGTTCAGTTGGTCCAGTCTAAGTAGAGAGGCTTACTGATTGGAGGGTTCTGTCAGCCAATGACGTTCCATTCTGTGTTGGTATAGTCTACTCTTGGCCGATCTCATTTTGCCTCATTGGAGAGGATAGGGTATTGTCAGAAAAGTTAGGAGAGGCAGCAATCTTAATACAGGGAGGAGAGAACATGGACAACAATACCATGTAGGCCTACTGGATTGAGGATGACGTGTAACATTTAGGTAAGGCTGATGCCACTCGGTACTGTTAAATTTGAAAAAATACTTTGTCATTACTTGAACTTGTATCTTCCTTTATTTGCTTTACAAATTTGAGAAACATACGTGCAAATATTCTTGGTTAGAGTTAGCCAAATATGTCTAATCTATATTCTAAAGAAATATCTCTAAAGAATCTTGATGCAGACAATTAGTTAATTCATAAATAAATTGATTCAAATTGAATGCTTTTAGTTCTAGGTCATCGGACGACAAATCAAATACTGGTATGTCTAGGCCTATTGCATTCAAAATCTTTATTGCAAACTAACAGTAGTTCTACATGATACAGTTTGACAACTTTGTCTTCTACGTTTAACTGAATCATGATTTCTACCCTATGTTTGATACCAGGGAGAGCTCTCAGGAATCTGATCATTTCCACATTCCTGCCTGCTGTCTTTCATTTCCTCATACCAACCAACCCAATGTTTTGTTTAATATTTATTCATAAATTCATGAGCATAACATAACTTCCTGCTTTCTTCTGCTCTGGTCCTGATGGTAGGACATGTACAATTGAACAATAGTCATTTTCTTTAACTCTCTTCTACCAGGTAACAGAGGAAGGTCAGTCAGTGCTACTGAGGAGACCACCCCCTACTGTCTGGAGACGCCTTACGGCTACCAGCTGGACCTGGACTTCCTCAAGTACGTGGACGACATCCAGAACGGCTCCACCATTAATAGGCTGAGGAGGAAGCCCCTCGGGGCGACCAACAGCAGGGCAGAAGCGCAAAGTGGCACCACACCCAGCCAATCATGGACCTCATCGGAATCCCTGTCCTCGGCGAGTAGTGGTGACACACGGGTGAGTCAGTCTGCCATGTCGACCGGTAACCGAGGAAGAccccctcttcctccaccccaCAGTGCCTCTACCACCACCAGCAACACCACCCCGTCTAGTCAGGAGGGGTCCTCCATCCCTCTGAAACGCCAAGAGGGGAAGCCTGCGCCGGCCGGCCGCTCCCTGAACACCCCCAGGTTCAACCCTCTAGTGGAGAAGACCCTGGTGGAGACCCGTAGGCGCCTAGAGCAGGAGAAAACCTCCAGcaccaccccagcccagccccACCCTGAGCCCCATCCCCGCCGACGCCTAGCCAGCTTCGGGGGAGTGGGCTCCAGTGGTTCCCTGTCCGCCTTCACCGGCTGGGGTTCCTACAACCAGAACAACAGCGGAAACGTCAACAAGTCCCATGCTGAAGGTGAGCTTTCCCTGCCCCTATCCCTCCACCACGGCTCTTCCCTGGGCAGCGGAGGGTCCCTGAGACCCAGCCCCCAGAGCTCTGGCAGGGACACCCCAGTCACGGGTCTCAGCCCCCTGCACCTGCAGCATGTCAGGGACCAGATGGTGATGGCCATCCAGAGGCTGAAGGAGCTGGAGGAACAGGTCAGCATTGAATTAAATAGAACACTAGAATTGGCATCAGGTGTAAACTGTAAGCCATCTTGGTCAGAGAATCTTTCATTCTAGAAACTGACTTAATGTGGTAAAATAAAGTATAAAAAGCTGTTGTGTGTTTTCAATCCCAGTATTCATTTATgttaaataagaaattgttcacAAACATGTTAAAAAATATCAGTATAATGATTTTGTAGATATACTTGCACActatgttagttagctagctagtcagtTTTAGTTAGCTGATTTTAATATATCTCTATGCAGGTGAGGAGCATCCCTGTTCTACAGGTGAAGatctctgtcctccaggaggagaagagacagctGGTCTCTCGGATGAAGAACCAGGACCAAGAAGAGCTGAGTGACGTGTTCCGGAAGAGAGCCCACAGCACGGGCAGTGCCGGTCGGTTCCGGCTTGGGAAGGGCTCTGAACTTCTAGGGAAACCTGAAGATGGGCTGGAGAACAAGGCAGAGCACAACAGTGCCTCCTCTGGCCTGAAGGAGTTCCAGCAGCTGACTGCTGAGATGGAGGCTTTGGAGAGGACCATCAAGGGCGGTCGCCTGCAAGCACGGCATGGCCTCAACCAGAACACATTACGCAGCAACTGCAGAGCTCACAAATCAGTAGCCATCGGCACTGATGAAGACTTGGATGCCATCTTAGATGTCAGGTCCTCAAAACAACACAGGGACATGGCCGTGAAGACCAAGACCACAGACACAAGATGCATAGCAACGGGTGTAACTGAGGCCCACCTCGTTGTCACCGCAGATAAGGGATCGGAGCTAGATGCCCAGCAGAGAATCATAGAAGCCCTGAAGGAGAGGGTGTGTCAGTTGGAGGCAGAGGTAAAGGAGTCCACCCTGCAGACGGAGATGGGCAGGCTGAAGCTGGAGCTACAGGCTGCCGGGGCCAGGAACAAGGCTGATAAAGGCTCCAACGCCAGGCCATCCACCCACAGCACCTCCACAGCCACGGAGGCCCCGGAGGCCAGGCCCAAGGCCCAGACCAGGAGCCTGGGGGAGGGCAACCACACAGAGGTCCAGGACGCCTCCGCTGGAGGTAGGCTGGAGGTGGAGGGGTGGGGCTGTAGTGTTGGAGTGTCCTGTAGGCCGGAGCTGAAGAGTGTGAGCTCAGGACCAGAGGTACCGATGACTTGGTGggtggtcagagagagagtgaccCGGGACCAATGTGTTGGGAGACAGGTGGTGATGGTCACCCAAGGTGTGGGGACAGGGGTGAGGGTGTGTGAGGCAGGAGTCAACACAGATCTGACCATGGAGAGTTTGGCTGCAGCGAGGGGATGGGGGATGGGGGAGTGTCAGTTGGTTTCGGTGGGGAGCGGGGACTGTACGGTCGACGACGTGATGAGTGCTGTAAAGGAGGTCGGCATGGCAACCGACCCTCCAGTCAGAGGGGTGGATTCAGGTGTCATGGTGTCACCTCAGACAGTCTCCCAGCGCACCAACACATCACCAACACTCAGCTCGGTCTCCCGTTTCACAAACACCTGCCGCTCGTTCAACACCACCTCCAGCACCAACACCGTGCTCAACACCCAGGAGAAACACACCAACACCGCGCACACCGTCACCCGGAACATCGCTGTTGGCAACAGCAGGGTCCTAGAGCTAATCCAGACTGTTGCTAAGACCCGCTCCATCGGCATTGGAACGACCGTGCCATGGGGAGGAAACGCAGAACAACCAACCCAAACCAATGCGGCTGTCGCCAAGGCAACGACCAGAGACGCTGGGGTCGGGATGACTAACGTGAATGACAACTTCCTGGTTGGACTGAAGACCCGGAACATCGCCTGTGGTCCTTCCTGTCTCCCTGACCCCACCAAGACCAGGAGTATTGGGATCGGGGTGGGTGAGGGGCGCATACGGGACCTTGCAGGACCACCATCACTGACACAGATATCCCACTCTCACCAGGCCCAGGGGCAATCCCAGTTAGAGCCTGGTCTGGACCACTACATAGAGAAGATGCAGTGTCTGCTAAGGGAGCAGCAGGGCCTGCTGACTGAGAGCTACAGTGAGCTGGGAGAGGTGTTCATCCAGTCGGCGTCAGACACCACCACTCTCATCATGTCACCCGTCAACTCTGCCATGACACAGGGAGGCACGGAGGACAGGCCAATACCCTCACAATCCACAGGTATGGATATAGTCTGTCTAGCCTTTATACT includes:
- the LOC120026192 gene encoding KN motif and ankyrin repeat domain-containing protein 1-like codes for the protein MSATRRYLSRFSVKNLRGQLQSKENIRWYSPQKMYPNRSLASCSLQSMYPNRNRGRSVSATEETTPYCLETPYGYQLDLDFLKYVDDIQNGSTINRLRRKPLGATNSRAEAQSGTTPSQSWTSSESLSSASSGDTRVSQSAMSTGNRGRPPLPPPHSASTTTSNTTPSSQEGSSIPLKRQEGKPAPAGRSLNTPRFNPLVEKTLVETRRRLEQEKTSSTTPAQPHPEPHPRRRLASFGGVGSSGSLSAFTGWGSYNQNNSGNVNKSHAEGELSLGGSLRPSPQSSGRDTPVTGLSPLHLQHVRDQMVMAIQRLKELEEQVRSIPVLQVKISVLQEEKRQLVSRMKNQDQEELSDGSELLGKPEDGLENKAEHNSASSGLKEFQQLTAEMEALERTIKGGRLQARHGLNQNTLRSNCRAHKSVAIGTDEDLDAILDVRSSKQHRDMAVKTKTTDTRCIATGVTEAHLVVTADKGSELDAQQRIIEALKERVCQLEAEVKESTLQTEMGRLKLELQAAGARNKADKGSNARPSTHSTSTATEAPEARPKAQTRSLGEGNHTEVQDASAGGRLEVEGWGCSVGVSCRPELKSVSSGPEVPMTWWVVRERVTRDQCVGRQVVMVTQGVGTGVRVCEAGVNTDLTMESLAAARGWGMGECQLVSVGSGDCTVDDVMSAVKEVGMATDPPVRGVDSGVMVSPQTVSQRTNTSPTLSSVSRFTNTCRSFNTTSSTNTVLNTQEKHTNTAHTVTRNIAVGNSRVLELIQTVAKTRSIGIGTTVPWGGNAEQPTQTNAAVAKATTRDAGVGMTNVNDNFLVGLKTRNIACGPSCLPDPTKTRSIGIGVGEGRIRDLAGPPSLTQISHSHQAQGQSQLEPGLDHYIEKMQCLLREQQGLLTESYSELGEVFIQSASDTTTLIMSPVNSAMTQGGTEDRPIPSQSTDCVQYQSIAGAGQFTNTSPQRNTERSGVSQRVTKESEVKQKILRIEHQTSSALHGQATNANMLRSIMKKQDGDRGYTGTRKSLKFVGVTTGFQLSEKMLSACHALKTHLSDDQSLSSRELRSCLNMLQHEWFRVSSQKSAAPAVVEDYLTAFRSVSPAVLRHVANMADGNGNTALHYSVSHSNFTVVKRMLLADVCNVNQQNKAGYTPIMLAALAAVEAPEDMEVVEELFIKGDVNAKASQAGQTALMLAVSHGRMDMVRALLAKGAEVNLQDDEGSTALMCASEHGHAEIVRLLLAKPGCNATLSDSDESTALSIALEAGHKDIAVLLYAHVNFSKSQAGGTPRLGRNTPPSSAGRAVFE